In a single window of the Falsibacillus pallidus genome:
- the spoIIIAB gene encoding stage III sporulation protein SpoIIIAB — protein MIKIIGAIFILISTSWAGFEASKHLSERPKQLRWLKTALQSLEAEIMYGHTPLHEAARKIAKQMPRPLSWFFEAFAGRLTGSDTTVRDAWEESMKEIWKQTAFKQSEFEILKQFGETLGRHDITTQQKQIILALNHLEREEQEARERQNRYEKMAKSLGFMSGLLLIILLL, from the coding sequence ATGATTAAAATCATAGGCGCCATATTCATATTGATCTCTACATCATGGGCAGGATTCGAAGCGTCAAAGCATCTGAGTGAACGGCCGAAACAACTGAGATGGCTGAAAACAGCCCTGCAGTCCTTAGAAGCAGAAATTATGTACGGCCATACTCCATTGCATGAGGCTGCCAGAAAAATTGCAAAACAGATGCCGCGGCCCCTTTCCTGGTTCTTTGAAGCGTTTGCAGGAAGATTGACCGGCTCAGACACCACAGTACGGGATGCATGGGAAGAGAGCATGAAGGAAATTTGGAAGCAGACTGCCTTCAAGCAAAGTGAATTCGAAATTCTGAAGCAATTTGGCGAAACACTCGGCAGGCATGATATCACAACACAGCAAAAACAGATCATACTCGCTTTGAATCATCTGGAAAGAGAAGAGCAGGAAGCACGGGAAAGGCAGAACCGCTATGAAAAAATGGCTAAGAGCCTTGGTTTTATGTCCGGCCTTTTATTGATAATTTTACTTCTTTAG
- the spoIIIAC gene encoding stage III sporulation protein AC — MGIDVDVIFKIAGVGIVVAFLHTILDQVGKKEYAQWVTLFGFIYILFMVASIVDDLFQKIKSVFLFQG; from the coding sequence ATGGGAATTGATGTAGATGTCATTTTTAAGATAGCTGGTGTAGGGATAGTGGTAGCATTCCTGCATACCATTCTTGATCAGGTAGGAAAAAAAGAATATGCCCAATGGGTCACACTATTTGGATTTATCTACATCTTATTCATGGTCGCCTCTATCGTGGATGATTTGTTTCAAAAGATCAAATCAGTCTTTTTATTTCAAGGCTAG
- the spoIIIAD gene encoding stage III sporulation protein AD, whose product MEIVQIAGIALIVTFLALIIKEQKPNFAFLLVVFAGCAIFLFLIDQIYLIIGMIEKIAVNANVNMIYVETILKIIGIAYIAEFASHITKDAGQGAIAAKVELAGKILILAMAVPILTVIIETIINMIPKG is encoded by the coding sequence ATTGAAATTGTCCAAATAGCTGGGATTGCCCTTATCGTCACATTCTTAGCACTTATCATTAAGGAGCAGAAGCCGAACTTTGCTTTTTTACTAGTTGTATTTGCCGGGTGTGCCATCTTCCTTTTTCTGATTGACCAAATCTATCTCATTATCGGCATGATCGAGAAAATTGCGGTCAATGCCAATGTAAATATGATTTATGTTGAAACAATATTAAAAATCATTGGTATTGCTTATATCGCAGAGTTTGCTTCCCACATTACGAAAGACGCAGGACAAGGGGCTATTGCAGCAAAAGTTGAGCTTGCAGGGAAGATATTAATTTTAGCCATGGCTGTCCCGATTCTGACTGTCATCATTGAGACCATCATTAATATGATTCCAAAGGGGTAG